In Sulfurovum xiamenensis, the genomic window AATTGACGGAGGCCAAAAATGTACTCGTTGTGGATGATATTGTAGATAGCGGTGATACGATGATAGAAGTGTTGAAGGTCTTGCACAAAGCGTATCCTGCCGTGAACTTTAAAACAGCTTCGCTTTTTTATAAGAAAAGTGCTAAAATAGCTCCAGATTGGTCTGTACAAGAAGCAGACAGATGGATTGAATTCTTTTGGTCTGTAGATTTAACTAGGAAGAAATAAATGGTATTAATGATAGACAATTACGACAGCTTTACTTACAATGTCGTGCAGTACTGTAGAGAACTGGGTGCAGACTTGAAGGTCATACGTAATGATGAAATGACGATTGATGAGATCAAAGCATTACATCCAGACAAGATCATTCTTTCACCAGGTCCTTCCACCCCTGATGATGCAGGAGTGACACTGGATGTGATCAAAGAATTTGCAGACACTACGCCTATTTTTGGTATCTGTCTAGGCCATCAGAGTATTGCACAGGCATTTGGCGGAGATGTGATCAGAGCCAAAAATATGATGCATGGTAAAACGTCCCAAATCGTTGTGGATGCCCAAACACCTATTTTTAAAGATCTCCCATCTGAATTCAGGGCTACACGTTATCACTCTTTAACCGTGAAAAAAGAGACGCTGCCAGATAGCGTCATCGCAACATCCCACAGCAAAGATGATGGTGAGATCATGTCACTGCAGATCAAAGACAAACCTATTTATGGTGTGCAGTTCCATCCTGAGTCTATTATGAGTGAATATGGGCATGAAATGTTAGATAACTTTTTGAAACTCTAAGATCCCAGAATGAAAAAACAGCATTTCTTTTTAGCATTCTTCTTTTATGCTATCGCTGTTTTTTATCTTGCTTCAACCACACCTATTAGCCCGCATGAGGCAAAGATACTCTATACTTCAAATGATATTGTCGGTCATATGATGAGGTGGGGTGAAAGTCTTAATGCAGGCTTTTTAGGCTTAAGGGCTTTTTTCCTTTTTTTTGGATTTTTGACCATTGGGCTTTTTTTTGCACTCAGCCGACAGTATTTTCAAAAAAGTAAAGATGTCTATCTCTCGACATTGATCTTTATGCTCCTGCCTGGTATCCTCACTGCAACCACCTTGGCTAACGTCGCTATTATTGTATTGTCGCTAGTGTTACTTTTTGTATTACTTTATGAAAAGGGCTATTATCTTTTACTTCCACCGATCATGCTGGCACTCTTTTTTATTCATGAAGCCTCTATCATTTTCTTTGTTGCCGTTTTATTTTATGCCGTGATGCACAAAGAGAAACACTTGGCTATTTTTTCCCTGAGTTTTCTTTTGGCTTTTATCTATCTGGCAAAAGGTATAGAGGTAAGCGGAAGACCCTCTGGGCACTTTGTGGAGATCTTCGGGTTATATGCTACCGTTTTTTCACCTTTACTGTTTCTCTATTTTTTCTTTGCCATGTACAGAATTTTGCTAAGAGGGGAAAAAACACTTATTTGGTACATCTCTTTTACTGCTTTGGTTTTCTCTTTACTTCTCTCTATCAGACAGCGTGTCTATATCACTGATTTCGCTCCCTATGTAATGATCGCGATTGTACTTATGTTGGATGTTTTTAACCATGCGATAGGTGTACGTTTACCCCAGTTTCAGAAACAATATAAACAAGGTTTTATCGTGGTAATGTCATTTCTTCTCTTAAGTGTGCTTTTCATTGTAGGGCATAAAATGCTCTATTTGGTCTTGAAGGATCCCAAACATCACTTTGCAGATCGTATCTACAGACCGTATCTTTTGGCAGAGAATTTAAAGTCTCAGGGTATCAAGTGTTACGATGGGGCACATGGAAGAGAACGTTATCAGTTAAGATATTATGACATACTACCCTGTTCACCAATAACTGCCCAAGACCCCTAAGAACTGTTTCTATACTACACAATATTTTTTTTATACTTATAGTTTATATTACTTTTACGAAATTTAAATTTATCTAATGCTAGACTATCAAGAACTAAATTAAAGGAGAACTCGATGGCTCAAAAGGCGATTAGAGAGTATGACGCAAAGTCAATTCTAGCAAAACATTGGGATAAGTATTTCCCAGATTTTACTTATGCATACCAAACTGTAATGGTTCAAAATGGATCGGAACTGGCAGAAGCTGCAAAAGAGAACACATGGTTAAATGAAAAAGCATTGGTTGCAAAACCGGATATGCTTTTCGGTAAAAGAGGTAAAAACGATTTAGTACTTTTCAAAGATGCTAAACCAGGTGATGTTTCATTAGCAAAAGCTATCAGCTGGATCGATGAAAAGTCAAGCGGTGAGCAATCAGTATATTTCTCATTTGACGGTGACACACCAACAGGTGAACCATCAGTTGATAAATTGACACACTTTATTGTTGAACCGTTTACTCCACACTCACAAGAAGAAGAGTATTATATCTCTGCGACATGTGTAGGTGATGATGATATGCTTTATATGTCTGCTGAAGGTGGAATGGAAGTTGAAGAGGGTTGGGAAGAGAAAGTAACTGAAGTTGCATTCAAGATCACTGACACTGAAGAGCAGATCGCTGAGAGAATCAGAGCAAATGTACCTGCAGATGTTGCTGACAAAGATAAAGCAGCATTCGCAGAATTTGCTATCGGTTTCTTCAAAGCATACAGAGAGTTGAATTTCGCATACCTTGAGATCAACCCGTTTGTAATGCAAGGTAACAAGATCGAGCTTCTTGACATGGTTGCAAAACTAGATGACACTGCTGGATTCATGATGGTAGATCAGTGGGGTGATGTTGAGTACCCAACTGCATTCGGTATGGAAGAGAAATCTCCAGAGGTATTGGCTGTTGAAGAAGCCGATGCTAAAACAGGTGCATCACTTAAATTGACACTCTTAAAGCCAGAAGCTAGAATCTGGACAATGGTTGCCGGTGGTGGTGCTTCAGTTGTTTATGCTGATACTATTGCCGATCTTGCTGGTATCGATGACCTTGCTAACTATGGTGAGTACTCAGGTGGACCAACAACAGGTGAGACTAAATTCTATGCAGAGACACTTCTTGATCTTATGACAAGAGAAAAAGATGCACAGGGTAGAGATAAGATCCTTATCATTGGTGGTGCGATCGCTAACTTTACAGATGTTGCTAAAACATTTACAGGTATCATCCAGGCATTTGAAGAGTATGCAGACAAGATGAAAGAAATTGGTATCAAGATCTATGTAAGACGTGGTGGACCAAACTACGAAAAAGGTCTTAAAG contains:
- a CDS encoding phosphoribosyltransferase is translated as MEKRYYPYEDFLADTRSLAQMIDWEFDTIIPIARGGLSLGHLLGEFYDIREVYSINTIGYEDTLKLDSVKVFNIPELTEAKNVLVVDDIVDSGDTMIEVLKVLHKAYPAVNFKTASLFYKKSAKIAPDWSVQEADRWIEFFWSVDLTRKK
- a CDS encoding ATP citrate lyase citrate-binding domain-containing protein, whose protein sequence is MAQKAIREYDAKSILAKHWDKYFPDFTYAYQTVMVQNGSELAEAAKENTWLNEKALVAKPDMLFGKRGKNDLVLFKDAKPGDVSLAKAISWIDEKSSGEQSVYFSFDGDTPTGEPSVDKLTHFIVEPFTPHSQEEEYYISATCVGDDDMLYMSAEGGMEVEEGWEEKVTEVAFKITDTEEQIAERIRANVPADVADKDKAAFAEFAIGFFKAYRELNFAYLEINPFVMQGNKIELLDMVAKLDDTAGFMMVDQWGDVEYPTAFGMEEKSPEVLAVEEADAKTGASLKLTLLKPEARIWTMVAGGGASVVYADTIADLAGIDDLANYGEYSGGPTTGETKFYAETLLDLMTREKDAQGRDKILIIGGAIANFTDVAKTFTGIIQAFEEYADKMKEIGIKIYVRRGGPNYEKGLKDIKEAADRLGLWIDVYGPETHVTDIVRMAVEA
- a CDS encoding anthranilate synthase component II; the protein is MVLMIDNYDSFTYNVVQYCRELGADLKVIRNDEMTIDEIKALHPDKIILSPGPSTPDDAGVTLDVIKEFADTTPIFGICLGHQSIAQAFGGDVIRAKNMMHGKTSQIVVDAQTPIFKDLPSEFRATRYHSLTVKKETLPDSVIATSHSKDDGEIMSLQIKDKPIYGVQFHPESIMSEYGHEMLDNFLKL